The Oscillospiraceae bacterium genome contains the following window.
GCACGGCGAAAATTGCCGCGCTTTTAAATAAGGAAAGCATTCCGCCGCCCGCTGCCTACCGCACCCGGCAGCTTGGCCACCCCGTGCCGTCCCGCGCGCTGTGGAGCAAGGCGACTGTGCGGCGCATCCTTGCCACCCGTACCTACGCGGGCGACATGGAGCAGGGACGGGTGCGTAAGCTGAATTACAAATCCACGAAGACGGTGCGCCTGCCGCCGCAGGATTGGATCGTCGTGCCGGGAACACAGGAGGCCATCGTCGACCGCGCAGATTTCGACGCTGTGCAGCGGATGCTCGCCGCGCGCGGCCGCGCCTGTGCGTGTGGACAGACACACCTGCTGGCAGGGCTTGTCTACTGCGGCATCTGCGGCGGGAAGATGGAGCTGACCGGTACGGCGGCGCGGCGGTATTTCCGCTGCCGCACGGCGCAGCGAAGCCGCGCGGCCTGCCCCGGTCAGCGCTACCTGCCAATGGCCGACGCCGAGGCGCTGATGCAGAAGCTGTTGTGTAGCGATACTGCGCCGCTGACCCGCGCGGAGGTCTGCGCGGCGGTGAATAAGCTCGTCGTCGACCCACCGCAGAACGGTATGCGAGCGATCCGGGTGTACGCGCGCCCCGGCGTGGTGGGGCAGGGAACGCCCGCCCATGTGGGGTAGACCTCACTGGATGCGACATTCGCAATGTAGGACTGAAAGCTCACCGTCACATTGCCGGTGTTCGCTGTGGGCTTGCCCAGATGCACGGTGATCTTTTTGGGGATAACGACCCGGCTCAGTACACTGCCGGGCAGGACCTCCTCCGGTGCAGGGCCGCTGCCGCCGTTCCCGGAAAACAGCGTATGGGGCGGTATTGCAATGACCTCCGCTTCGCTGCTGCGTGCAGCGTCAGGGACTGTACCGCGCGGTAAAAGCGCAAGCCGTGCGACCGTCTGCTGCCCGTCAAAGACCTGCACACCGTCCAGCACAAGGGACTGCCAACCTTCCAGTGCGGCCTCTATGCGGTAGAGTGCGTAGGGGCGCACCATCGTGTTGGCGGCGTCCAGACTGTAGGCTGCATCGGGTGCGGGCAGGTCAGCAGCCTCTGCGCGGCCGTCCGCATCGGCGGTCAGGTGGGCAAGGGCGGTACCGCTTTCATCCAGCACGGTCAGAGCTGCCCCTGCCAGGGGCGCGGCCTGCCCTGCGGCAGAGGTATAGATCAGTATACTGCCTTTGGACATATAAAAACACCTCCTGACCCACGCTATGCAAACGCGCACAACTGTGCTACAATAGGGGGCAGGAGGGACAATTATGATATATCTTTCCGGTTTTCGGTTCCCAGATCGGGCACAGGAAGCGAAATACATGGCGTTCAGCCCGCGCGCGAGGCAGACCTGTTATGATTCGTACTATCCGTTTGGATTGTTCGAAGGCCGCACGCTGCCCGAGCTGGACTTTCTTGAAATCACGATTCTGTACGGCGGCAATGGCAGCGGCAAAACAACGTTATTAAATGTAATGGCCGATGCCCTGCGGCTTTACCGCCGCGCAGAGTATAATCGGACGCCTTTTTTTGACGATTATGCGCGCTTGTGTGAGCCGCGGACTGCGCGCCCCATACCCACGGGCAGCATGATCTTGACAAGTGATGATGTGTTTGACTATATGCTCGATCTGCGGGCGCTGAACGATGGCGTGGACACGCGCCGTGAGCAGATGTTTGCGGATTACAACGAACTTCGGCGGGAAAAATTCCAGATGCACGGCATGAAGGACTACGACCGGCTCAAGCAGGTAAGCGCCGCGCGGCGATACAGCCAGTCCCAGATGGCGCGCCGCACATTGCCTGCCAATGTGCGCACCCGCTCCAACGGGGAGAGCGCATTGGCTGTGTTCAGCGAGCGCATCCGTGAGGATGCACTGTATTTGCTGGATGAACCTGAAAACAGCCTTTCGCCCGAACGGCAGCTGGAGCTGGCGCAATTTTTGCATGATTCTGCGCGGTTTTACAACTGCCAATTTATCATAGCGACACACTCGCCGTTTTTGCTGGCCATGCCGGGGGCGCGGGTGTATGATCTGGATGCCGAGCCCGTCACAACACGGAAGTGGACGGAATTGGAGAATGTAAGGGCGACATGGGAGTTTTTCCAGCGGCATAGGAACGAATTTGAGTAAAACAAACGCCCGCAGGCGGTGGCAGTCAGCCACAGTCTGCGGGCGATGTTTATTTTTGTTTAGGCAGCTGAAAAATCAAGCCTTGTTGGCGGAGCCGAACAGCTCGATCTTCTCACGGACGGTGGCCTTGATGGCCTCGGCGCCGGGAGCGAGCAGCTTGCGGGGGTCAAAGCCCTTGCCCTCGAGATCCTTGCCGGCCTCGATGTACTTGCGGGTAGCATCGGCAAAGCTCAGCTGGCACTCGGTGTTGACATTGATCTTGGAGACGCCCAGAGAGATGGCCTTCTTGATCATCTCGTCAGGGATGCCCGTGCCGCCGTGCAGAACCAGAGGAATGTTGTCGGTGGCGTTGTGGATCTTGTCCAGAGCCTCGAAGTCCAGACCCTTCCAGTTGGCGGGGTACTTGCCATGGATGTTGCCGATGCCGGCAGCTAGGAAGTCGATGCCCAGAGAAGCGATCTTCGCGCACTCGGCGGGGTCGGCGACCTCACCCATGCCGATGACGCCGTCCTCCTCGCCGCCGATGGAGCCAACCTCAGCCTCAATGGACAGGCCGTGGTCATGTGCCAGCGCGACCAGCTCGGTGGTCTTGGCAACGTTCTCGTCGATGGCGTAGTGGCTGCCATCGAACATGATGGAGGTGAAACCGGCAGCGACGCAGGCCTTAGCGCCCTCGTAGGTGCCGTGATCCAGATGCAGCGCAACGGGAACGGTGATGCCCAGGCTCTCGTCCATCGCCTTGACCATGGCGGCCACGGTCTTGAAGCCGGTCATGTATTTGCCGGCACCCTCAGAGACACCGAGGATGACAGGAGAGTTCATCTCCTGTGCGGTGAGCAGGATGCTCTTGGTCCACTCCAGATTGTTGATGTTGAACTGGCCGACTGCGTAGTGGCCATCGCGCGCTTTCAGCAGCATATTGGTAGCATTTACCAGCATAGTTCATACCTCCACATATAACAGTTACAATAGGTGGTACACCGACACCCGGCGCACCATTAAGTTTATTATAACCCGACTTTGACAAAAAATCAACAGGTTTTTTCATTGCGGCAGATGTACTTTTGTCACAAGAGCGAGAAGGCCCGGATTTGCGGCGCGATTTGGTGAAAATGTGGGGAAACCGAACGGATTCGCTGGGAAAATCGGCGTTATTCCGGGTTGACAAAAGGGTTTATCCGGGCTGTTATGTGGAAAATTTGTCCACCATGATTGTTGAAAACTTGGTTGAAACGGTGGAAAAGCCCATTATAAAGCATCTTTTTAACACTTTCCACAGAGTTTTCAACAGGTGGAAAAGTGCGCCGTGGTCTACGCTCTGTATAAACAACGATGCTGCGATAAGGCAATAAGAGCGTTTGCATTTTTGACGCATTTTGACCGGCAAAGTTGTAAAAAAGCGGCTGCGCGGACCCGGACGGCGCAAAAAAAGGTGACAAAGCACACCGAAATGTGGTATACTGTTTACTGATTATGAAGCATAGTCGATTACTGTCGGCTTTTTACGATACAATGGAGGACACTATGGAAAAATTTGCCCGCGAACGCGAACAGACGCCCGACCGTGCCGAGCGTACCGATACCCTGGTATGGGGCAAGAATGCCGTGACCGAGCTGCTGAAAAGCGGCGGCGCGGTGGATACGGTCTACCTGACCGATGCAATGCCTCAGGCGGTGGCGGGTTACTATACGGCCCTGTCCAAGGAGAGCGGCGCGGTGGTCAAGCGTGTGCCCGCCAACAAGCTGCAGAAGATGTGCGGCACGCCGGATCATCAGGGCGTGGCCGCCCGCGCGGCCGAGGTGGCGTATGCGAGTCTGGACGATCTGTTCAAGGCGGCGCAGGCCAAGGGCGAGCCGCCCTTCCTCGTCCTCTGCGATGGAGTCGAGGATCCCCACAATCTGGGGGCCATCGTGCGCTCTGCGTATCTGTGCGGGGCCCACGGTGTTGTCATCCCCAAGCGCGGCGGTGTCGGCGTGACCGGTACGGTCATGAAAGCCAGCGCCGGGGCGGCCGCACGGCTGCCCATTGCCCGGGTGCCCAATCTGGCGCAGGCGATCCGCACGATCAAGGAGCATAATATCTTTGTCTACTGTGCTGACCTCGGCGGTGCCCCGTTGGCCAAAACCGACCTGTCCGGCCCGGTCGCGCTGGTGCTGGGCAGTGAGGGCGGCGGCCCCGGCGCGCTGACCCGCAAGCTCTGCGATGCGGCGGTCACGCTGGAGATGGCGCCCGGTCAGGCAACCGGCGTTGACAGCTACAATGTCAGCGTGGCAGCAGGCATCCTCTGCTATGATGTGATGCGCAGACGGATTGCGAAGAAGTAAACATAATACAGGGGGAGGCAGGGCTGCCTCCCGCTAAAAACGAAGTTCATCCTTTTACAAAGAGGAATCACCATGCCAAGCAAACGTACCAATGATTCGGTTGACCGTATTCTGGAAGACCTGAATATACAGCAGGCGCAGGCCGGCCTGCGGGACAGTGTCACCGACCGTCAGGTCGATGAGATCCTGCGCAGTGTAGGCATCACCACCGCGCCCGCACAGCCTGTGCCCGACCGCAGCCCGGCCTCTGGTGCGGATGGCGGGCTGGACGCCCTGCTGCAGCAGCCCGCTGCGGCCGTGCAGCCTGCACCCCGCCCGGCGCGCCCGACACAACCAGCCCCCTACACGCCCGCGCGTCAGTCTGCGCAGCCCGTGCAGAGCACCCGGCCGCCGCAGCAGACAATGCCGACCCCGGCAGCTGCGGAAAACGCGACCGGCAGTCTGGGCTATGACGGCGATACGACCCGCACCGGCATCATCAAGGATTTTCTGCTTAAAATGGCGCCGGACGGCAGCGCTGCGGACACCGATGCCCTGAATCAGGGCAAAAACCAGTTTCAGAAGTTCTTCAAGAACTCAGTCGCGGTCGTGCCCGATGAAAAGGGCCGGATGCCGAAGCCCGAAAAGAAAAAGCGCGGCTTTCTCGGCCTCAAGCATGCCGAGGATACGGGGGCGTTTGTGCCCATCAATGTCTCGCTCAGCGGTAAAAATGCGGAGTATGAGGATGACCCTGCCATGCAGCAGGAGTATTATCCCGATCAGGAGCCGGAACAGCCGCCCCAGCGCAGTGCAGAGCCGCGCAGAAAACAGGGCTTTCTGGGCGGTTTTTTCGCCCCGGAGGAGGAGACCGAGGAGCTGATGATCCCCGAGGAGCGGGCGGAAGAGCCTGCCCGCACCGCCCCGGCCCCCCAGACGGTACGCCCGGCTGAGCCGGAGACCGAGCACGAGGATCCGACGCAGGAGGTCTGGCGCAGCAAATACACCCGCCCGGCCCGCCGTAGCGCGGAGGAGCAGGGCGGCCAGACGATGGACTTTATCCGCAGCACGGTCGATCAGGCCCAGAAGCACCCGTCCGATACGCTGACCGGCGGCATGACCGGCACGATCTACCGCAAAAAGCGCAATACGGTCGAGTTCACCCCCGGCAAGAAGCCCCAGACCGCCCCGCCGCCGCAGCCTGTGCCGCAGCGCAGCGGAGAGCCTGTAGGTGAGCCGATCGAGGTGCCCCGCAGCCAGCCGGTCCCAAGCGGCTTTACGATGCAGATCGGCGGTCTGGACACTGTCCCGACGGACAGCACGCAGGAGTTCATGAGCGCCTACAACGCCGTGCGCCCCCGGCGCAGACAGGCTGCAGCCCAACTTGGCCCCACGCCCCAGCCCGCCGCGCAGGACCCTGCGCCCCAGCCGGACGCTGCCGGGGAGGACCCTTACGAAAACACCGTTGTTGTGGGGGATGCCACGCAGGAGGAGAATCGCCAGACCGGAGAACGGCTGCTGCCCCACCGCCAGCGCGATGATGTGGATCAGCTGGTCGATACTCTGACCGGCCGCATCAGCCTGACGCCGCAGCCGCCTGCTGCCCCGGCCCATACCGGCTTTACCCAAAGCCTGAGCGCCCCGGTACCGGCGCACAGCGGCTTTACCCAGAATCTCAGCAGCGTTGCTGCGGCACCTGCCCGCACGGGCTTTACCCAGCAGCTGGGCGGTGCGCCTGCCCCGGCACAGTCTGCCCACAGCGGCTACACGCAGAACCTCGGTGCCGCCCCGGCGGAGCCGAACACCTCTGCCTTTGTCAGTGACATTGCCAATGCCATCAACAGCGGTGAGCCGGCAGGGGACACCCTGCGCTATGAAGATGCCGCCGCCCGGCTGACGGCCTCGCTGGCCGAGGACGCTGCGGCTGCCCGCACCCACACCCATATCCCGACTGCCGCCGAGGTCAGGCAGGCTGCCGCCCGCTTTGCCGGCCGTGCCGAGGATGAGAGCGAGGACAATGCGGTCTCTCCGTTTGAAACGGCGGAGATCCCCGTGCCCCACAGCCGTGAGTATGAGCGCGCCGAGGATGCCCCTGCGGTGCGCGCTGAGTTGGCCAAAAAGCTGACACAGGCCACGGTGGCCTGCCTTGTGTCGGGCGTGGCCGCTGCGGTCATGATCGTGCTGGCGGTGCTGCCGGTGCGCCCGGCTGCGCTGGGCGATGCCATGGTCTACCCGGCAGTCATGCTTGTGCTGCTGCTGGCAGCCTGCGCCGCCAATTGGGAGGCGTTTCTCAGCGGCATCCGGGGGCTGGTCAAGACCCCCTCCCCGGACAGTCTGTCCATTCTGCCAGCGATCGGCGCGGCGCTGCAGTGCATCCTGATGCTGGCCAACGGCGGCTACACGGCCAATCTCCCCATGCTGGCAGGCCCTGCGGCGCTGGTACTGTGCCTGAACGCCGCCGGCCGCCGTTTGAACGCTGCGACCGTCAGTGACAACTTCCAGCTGGTCAGCGCCAAGGTCGAGCATGCCGTTGCCTACCGCCTCAAGGACGCAGGGGCGCTCAGGGCTGTGTCTCAGGGTCTGGCCGAGCCGCACCCCAGCGTGCTGGTAAGCCGCCCGACCCAGATCTTCCGCAGCTTTTTGGCCAACAGTGCCGCACGCGGCACCAGCGACAAAAACCAGCAGCAGTTTGCGTGGCTGCTGGGCGGCTGCTGTCTGGCTGCCTTCCTCTTTACCGTCATCCGCAGCAAGGACCCGGTTTTGGCCGCCACGGTCATGGCGGGGGTCGGCTGTCTGGCCGCACCGCTGGCCGGTACGCTGCTGTCGGCTCTGCCTGCCCGCATGATGCAGCGCAGTGCCGCGCAGGTGGGCGCGGTCATCCCCGGCTGGCGCGACATTCGCCAGCTTGGGCGCATCAATGTCATTCAGGTCACAGCGCGTGACCTCTTCCCGGTCGGGTGCGTTTCGCTGGCCGGCATCAAGCCCGTCAAGCCAGAGCATATCGACACCGCCATCGTCTACGCGGCCTCCATTCTGTCGGAGGCAGGCCCCACGCTGCGCGATGTCTTTATGAACATGCTGGGTGAGAACCGCAGCCTGCTGGCCAAGGTCGATGACCGCCAGACGATCTACGGCAAGGGCTATGTCGGCTGGATCAACAAGCGCCGTGTTCTGGTGGGCAACCGCGCCCTGATGCAGGAGTACGGCATCAAGATCCCCAGCTTGGAATATGAGCAGCACCATACCGTGAACCAGCGCCGGGTCATCTATCTGGCGGTGTCCGGCAAGCTGTTCGCTATGTTTCAGGTGGCCTACCAGCGCGACCCCGACACGGCGGCCGTGCTGGAAACGCTGCACCATGCGGGGCTTTCCCTCGTTGTGGACTGCGATGATTTCAACTGCGATGTCCGCTTGCTGGAGACAGCCTACAGTCTGCCCGCCGGTTCGGTCAAGGTGCTGACGAGCGGTGAGCATCAGGCCGTTGCCCCGGCGGTGGCGTGGCTGCCCGAAAGCGAGGGCAACATGCTCCATCTGGGCAGCTTTGCCAGCTTTGTGGGCGGTCTGCAGGCCGCAGCCGGTGCTGCCGAGGGCGAGCATAAGGCTGCTATCGTGCTGACGGTCTCTGTGCTGTTCAGCTGTGCGGTCGGTGTGCTGCTGACCCTGACGGGCGGCCTTGTCACCCTGCCGCTGGCCGGCATCGTGCTGTATCAGGCGGCGTGGTGCGTGCTGGCGCTGGTGTTCCCGCTTATGCAGCACTACTACTGATAAAAAAAGGCAGGGCCGCCCGCTGAAAAGGGACGGTGCTGCCACAGGAAGGGGGAAAAACCCGTGTACCGCACACGCGAAAAACAGATGTCGATCTACGATTATCTGCCGCCCTACCATGGCGAGCTGTGCGGCGCCAACCGCTGGGTGCGGCTGGCTGCCGAGATCGACTGGGACGCCTTTGAAAAGGCCTACAGTGAACAGTTTGCCCCCGGCGGTGCGGTGGCACTGCCCGCCCGCGTGGCGCTGGGCTGCCGTGTGATCCAGCTGCATTACGGCGTCATCGACCGCGAGGTGGTGTCGCTGGTGCAGGAAAGCCCCTATCTGCAGTATTTTTTGGGATTTGAGAAGTTCAGCGACAGCGTTCCGTTCTCAGCCCGCACGGTGGCGCGGTTCCGCGCCCGTATCCCGGATAAGGCTGTGCGCCCGGCGGTCCGCCTGCTGCGCAGCTACCGATGAATTTTAGCTTATAATATAGAGAGGTATTCATGGAATTGTTTTTAGACGCCCTGCTGGACGCCTTGATTGACGGCGTGAAGATGCTGCCGTTTTTATATCTGGCCTACCTGCTGATCGAATGGCTGGAGCGCCACCATGGGGAAAGTATTGAGGAGGCGCTTGCCGGCGGCGGCCGCTGGGGGTTCATCCCCGGTGCGCTGCTGGGCTGTGTGCCGCAGTGCGGCTTCAGCGCCGTAGCCTCCAACCTGTATGCAAGCCGGGTCATTACACCCGGCACGGTGCTGGCGGTCTTTATCGCCACCAGCGATGAGGCGATCCCGCTGCTGGCGGCCGAGCCGTCCCAGTGGGTCACGCTGGTCCTGCTGCTGGCCTGCAAGGTGGCGTTTGCCATCGTGGGCGGCTGGCTGCTCGACATTCCGCTGCGCCATATCCTGCCGCATTCCCTCTACGGCGGCTATGAAGGCCACGCCGATGAGGTGGACTGCCATGAGGAGCATGAGGAGACGAGCAGCATCTTTTTGGCCGCGCTGCGCCACACGCTGGAAATTTTCGTCTTTATCCTGCTGTTCAGCTTTATCATTGGCCTTGTGTTTGAAGCCTTCGGCGAGGAACCCATCGCGGCGGCGCTGTCCGGCATGGGTGTGTTCCAGCCGATGCTGACGGCGCTGGTCGGCCTTGTGCCCAACTGCGCGGTCAGCGTACTGCTGGCCCAGCTCTATGTGCAGGGGGCCATCACCTTCGGCAGCCTGTTTGCGGGCCTTACGGCCGGTGCGGGTGTCGGTCTGGCCGTGCTGTGGCGGGTAAACCCCAGCTGGAAGCAGAACCTTTTTATGACGGGCCTGCTCTGGGCGGTCGGTGCGGCGGCAGGCATGCTGCTGCAGATACTGCCGCTGTAAAAAACCTTGGCTTTCCCCGTGGGGGAAGCTGCCGCCCGCAGGCGGCTGATGAGGGCAGAGCTTCTGTCAAACCTGTTTCCGGACGATTGCGGAAGGTCGGCCCTCATCCGCTTCACTTCGTTCAGCACCTTCCCCCGCAGGGGAAGGCTTTTACTTAGAAGGAGGAATCCCCATGCAATACAGTATTGAAAATGAGATCCTGCGCCTGACGGTGGATACCCACGGTGCCGAGCCTGTCAGCGTTCTTCACAAGCCGACCGGGGCCGAGCTGCTCTGGCAGGGTGATCCCGCAGTCTGGGGCCGCCACGCACCGATCCTCTTTCCCTACACCGGCAAGCTGACCGGCGGCAAGATGATCGCCAAGGGGGTAGAGTACGCCGGCGGCCAGCACGGCTTTGCCCGCGATGTGGAGCATGCCATGACCCGCCACGCCGACAACCTGCTGGAATTTGAGCTGCACGCCAACGCCGAAACGCTGCCCAAGTGGCCCTATGCGTTTGTGCTGCGCTCGACCTTTACGCTGGAAGGGGAGACCGTCCACCACACGCTGACGGTCGAGAACCCCGTTGAGGAGGAGCTGCGCTTCGGCATCGGCTACCACCCGGCCTTTGCGCTTCCCTTCGATGACCGCCATGTCACCGAGGATTACGAGATCCGCTTTGACGGCATCGAGTCCCCGCTCTGTGTCAGTGCCCAGCCCACCGGCCTGCTGAACGGCCAGAGCTACTACCTCGCCCGCAATGTCGAGGCCATCCCCTTGACCGATGACCTGTTTGACAGCGACAGCCATGCCATGGTCAACCTGCGCAGCCAGCATGTTTCTGTCATTGAGAAGGATACCGGCCGCAGCGTCATCTGTGATGTGTCGGACTTCCCCTACACGCTGATCTGGTCTGCCGCCAAAAAGCCGCTGCACTTTATCTGCATTGAGCCGTGGCACAGCCTGCCCGGTGAGGAAAACGGCCCCATCGACTGGGAGCAGCGCCCCTGCGCTGCCTCCCTCAAGCGCGGAGAGAGCTGGTCCACCACTCTGTCCACAACCTTTGTGCGCTAAATGAAGGCGCTGAGAAAATATCGCTGGCCGCTGACCGGCGCCCTGCTCGGGGCGCTGGTCTTTCTGGCTGTGTACGGCGTTCGTGTGCTGGACCCGACCAGCGTTGACTGGATCCTGAATAACCCCAGCCCCGACCCAGCCCAGCACTATCTGGGGTGGGAGCTGTTCCGCCGCAGCCCGGTGCATCTGCCGTACATCGGCGCGAATTATAATGCGGTCTACCCGTTCCGGACCAGTGTGCTGTTCACGGATTCACTGCCGCTGGCGGCGCTGTTCTTC
Protein-coding sequences here:
- a CDS encoding transposase, yielding MYRTREKQMSIYDYLPPYHGELCGANRWVRLAAEIDWDAFEKAYSEQFAPGGAVALPARVALGCRVIQLHYGVIDREVVSLVQESPYLQYFLGFEKFSDSVPFSARTVARFRARIPDKAVRPAVRLLRSYR
- a CDS encoding aldose 1-epimerase family protein, translating into MQYSIENEILRLTVDTHGAEPVSVLHKPTGAELLWQGDPAVWGRHAPILFPYTGKLTGGKMIAKGVEYAGGQHGFARDVEHAMTRHADNLLEFELHANAETLPKWPYAFVLRSTFTLEGETVHHTLTVENPVEEELRFGIGYHPAFALPFDDRHVTEDYEIRFDGIESPLCVSAQPTGLLNGQSYYLARNVEAIPLTDDLFDSDSHAMVNLRSQHVSVIEKDTGRSVICDVSDFPYTLIWSAAKKPLHFICIEPWHSLPGEENGPIDWEQRPCAASLKRGESWSTTLSTTFVR
- a CDS encoding recombinase family protein, producing MEQILPCKGWAAVYCRLSREDEDKTARESESIRNQRELLLNWAQAHGYRVYRVYIDEDYSGIDRGRPGFNAMLADAQAGKFEVILAKTQSRFTRDMELVERYLHGLFPEWGVRFIAVLDHVDTQDPAGKKARQINGLINEWYLEDLSANVRAVLDHKRHSGCYIASFALYGYRKHPADHNRLVIDPPAAAVVRKIFALYLAGHGTAKIAALLNKESIPPPAAYRTRQLGHPVPSRALWSKATVRRILATRTYAGDMEQGRVRKLNYKSTKTVRLPPQDWIVVPGTQEAIVDRADFDAVQRMLAARGRACACGQTHLLAGLVYCGICGGKMELTGTAARRYFRCRTAQRSRAACPGQRYLPMADAEALMQKLLCSDTAPLTRAEVCAAVNKLVVDPPQNGMRAIRVYARPGVVGQGTPAHVG
- the fba gene encoding class II fructose-1,6-bisphosphate aldolase; the encoded protein is MLVNATNMLLKARDGHYAVGQFNINNLEWTKSILLTAQEMNSPVILGVSEGAGKYMTGFKTVAAMVKAMDESLGITVPVALHLDHGTYEGAKACVAAGFTSIMFDGSHYAIDENVAKTTELVALAHDHGLSIEAEVGSIGGEEDGVIGMGEVADPAECAKIASLGIDFLAAGIGNIHGKYPANWKGLDFEALDKIHNATDNIPLVLHGGTGIPDEMIKKAISLGVSKINVNTECQLSFADATRKYIEAGKDLEGKGFDPRKLLAPGAEAIKATVREKIELFGSANKA
- a CDS encoding arsenic efflux protein, translating into MELFLDALLDALIDGVKMLPFLYLAYLLIEWLERHHGESIEEALAGGGRWGFIPGALLGCVPQCGFSAVASNLYASRVITPGTVLAVFIATSDEAIPLLAAEPSQWVTLVLLLACKVAFAIVGGWLLDIPLRHILPHSLYGGYEGHADEVDCHEEHEETSSIFLAALRHTLEIFVFILLFSFIIGLVFEAFGEEPIAAALSGMGVFQPMLTALVGLVPNCAVSVLLAQLYVQGAITFGSLFAGLTAGAGVGLAVLWRVNPSWKQNLFMTGLLWAVGAAAGMLLQILPL
- a CDS encoding AAA family ATPase, translating into MIYLSGFRFPDRAQEAKYMAFSPRARQTCYDSYYPFGLFEGRTLPELDFLEITILYGGNGSGKTTLLNVMADALRLYRRAEYNRTPFFDDYARLCEPRTARPIPTGSMILTSDDVFDYMLDLRALNDGVDTRREQMFADYNELRREKFQMHGMKDYDRLKQVSAARRYSQSQMARRTLPANVRTRSNGESALAVFSERIREDALYLLDEPENSLSPERQLELAQFLHDSARFYNCQFIIATHSPFLLAMPGARVYDLDAEPVTTRKWTELENVRATWEFFQRHRNEFE
- the rlmB gene encoding 23S rRNA (guanosine(2251)-2'-O)-methyltransferase RlmB, whose amino-acid sequence is MEKFAREREQTPDRAERTDTLVWGKNAVTELLKSGGAVDTVYLTDAMPQAVAGYYTALSKESGAVVKRVPANKLQKMCGTPDHQGVAARAAEVAYASLDDLFKAAQAKGEPPFLVLCDGVEDPHNLGAIVRSAYLCGAHGVVIPKRGGVGVTGTVMKASAGAAARLPIARVPNLAQAIRTIKEHNIFVYCADLGGAPLAKTDLSGPVALVLGSEGGGPGALTRKLCDAAVTLEMAPGQATGVDSYNVSVAAGILCYDVMRRRIAKK